From a region of the Tenggerimyces flavus genome:
- a CDS encoding FAD-dependent monooxygenase, protein MSRTAVVVGAGVGGLAVSSALVRAGWEVLVLERADEVRAVGSALALWANAVRAVEFVDPAAAAVLRGRPSLGGLAGLRTPSGAWLARMDVDALRAMQTVDAPIMVERPELHAFLGRQIPSSSFLLGRTCTAVSQVEDMASVRAGGDAYSADLVIGADGIGSVVRAAVDTSASITSARYVSWRGIVPASVGMEVSDGGETWGRGQRFGYIPLSDGGIYWYATLGTSRPRAAELGDQKRLLSELFSGWHEPVGALIAATPAERVLRNDVNMLWPQPRTYVHGRVALLGDAAHAMTPDLGQGAAMALEDAVELAIAVGDVASEDVPAALLAYDALRRPRAGGVAAQSRRMGQISQLSGLFSAGLRDVALRLIPSSRMAGGFGATANWQPSQPPRAIAPE, encoded by the coding sequence GTGTCGCGAACGGCGGTCGTCGTTGGCGCTGGAGTCGGTGGACTCGCGGTGTCGTCCGCACTGGTGCGTGCGGGCTGGGAAGTCTTGGTGCTGGAGCGCGCCGACGAGGTGCGTGCCGTCGGCTCGGCGTTGGCTTTGTGGGCCAATGCTGTGCGTGCTGTGGAGTTTGTGGATCCGGCCGCTGCTGCCGTGTTGCGCGGGCGGCCTTCGCTCGGTGGGTTGGCCGGTTTGCGTACGCCGTCGGGTGCATGGCTCGCGCGGATGGACGTCGACGCGTTGCGGGCTATGCAGACGGTGGACGCGCCGATCATGGTGGAGCGGCCTGAGCTGCATGCCTTTCTGGGGCGGCAGATCCCTTCTTCTTCGTTCCTGCTGGGACGGACTTGCACGGCGGTTTCGCAGGTGGAGGACATGGCCTCGGTGCGTGCCGGTGGGGACGCCTACTCGGCGGACCTCGTCATCGGGGCGGACGGGATCGGGAGCGTGGTCCGGGCCGCTGTCGACACCTCCGCGTCCATCACGTCGGCGCGGTACGTGAGCTGGCGTGGGATCGTTCCCGCGTCGGTTGGCATGGAGGTGTCGGACGGCGGCGAGACGTGGGGCCGGGGGCAGCGGTTTGGGTACATCCCTCTGTCGGACGGTGGGATCTACTGGTACGCGACGCTGGGTACCTCCCGGCCGCGGGCTGCTGAGCTGGGGGATCAGAAGCGGCTGCTTTCGGAGCTCTTCTCGGGCTGGCATGAGCCGGTTGGTGCCTTGATCGCTGCGACGCCTGCTGAGCGGGTTTTGCGGAACGACGTGAACATGCTGTGGCCCCAGCCGCGTACGTACGTTCATGGTCGGGTGGCTCTGCTGGGCGACGCGGCCCACGCGATGACGCCGGACCTCGGCCAGGGGGCGGCCATGGCTTTGGAGGATGCGGTGGAGCTCGCCATCGCCGTGGGGGACGTTGCGTCGGAGGACGTACCCGCCGCGCTGTTGGCTTATGACGCCTTGCGCCGACCGCGAGCTGGAGGGGTGGCTGCGCAGTCGCGTCGAATGGGGCAGATCTCTCAGCTGAGCGGGCTGTTCTCTGCTGGCCTTCGAGACGTCGCCTTGAGGCTGATCCCATCGAGCCGCATGGCCGGTGGCTTCGGGGCGACGGCGAACTGGCAACCCTCCCAACCACCTCGCGCCATCGCGCCGGAGTAG
- a CDS encoding HNH endonuclease signature motif containing protein, which yields MESTICSNTTGTADGVSAWSMSDADLATALLDNETALHRHEGRRLELIREADARNLAVTAGAANTAQWVAGVLRVPSAEAGAMVKLASHLDSELPATAQALADGQISVPHARVISRVVQLLPSHIATPELRSEVEATLLERAATFDPKVLGKVGNHLLTVVAPDLADQVLELKLKQEEASAERDRFLRMSFDESSGTWRVTARLPKLVGERLKLVLDPLAAPQPGPDGRDTRLPEQRNVDALDEACRRLLAERLVPSHGGNPTQLVVTVTRTGGRTLHTGIELSRKLVDQLMCEADRTYLVKPEDQPGRVSLLTDTQQRLFQGKLRRLLELRDGGCAFPGCDRPPGWCHAHHVTPWSKGGPTTRDNGVLLCGYHHRLIHQGAWQVRIALDGLPEFLPPDWIDPQQRPLRNHRLTPAA from the coding sequence ATGGAATCGACCATCTGCTCGAACACCACCGGCACCGCCGATGGTGTGTCGGCGTGGTCGATGTCCGACGCCGACCTCGCCACCGCACTCCTCGACAACGAGACGGCCCTCCACCGGCACGAGGGCCGCCGGCTCGAACTGATCCGCGAGGCCGACGCCCGCAACCTCGCCGTCACCGCGGGTGCCGCGAACACCGCGCAGTGGGTTGCCGGCGTCCTTCGGGTTCCTTCGGCTGAGGCTGGGGCGATGGTGAAGCTGGCATCTCATCTCGACTCCGAGCTTCCTGCGACCGCGCAAGCGTTGGCTGACGGTCAGATTTCTGTTCCGCACGCGCGAGTGATCTCGCGGGTGGTGCAGCTGCTGCCCTCCCACATCGCCACCCCCGAGCTGCGCTCCGAGGTGGAGGCAACGCTGCTGGAGCGGGCCGCGACCTTCGACCCGAAAGTGTTGGGCAAGGTCGGGAACCATCTGCTGACGGTCGTCGCTCCCGATCTTGCCGACCAGGTCCTGGAACTGAAGCTCAAACAAGAAGAAGCCAGCGCCGAACGGGACCGGTTCCTCCGCATGTCCTTCGACGAGTCGTCGGGCACGTGGCGGGTCACCGCCCGGCTCCCCAAACTCGTCGGGGAACGCCTCAAACTGGTTCTCGACCCGCTCGCCGCGCCGCAGCCCGGACCCGACGGACGTGACACCCGGCTCCCCGAACAGCGCAATGTCGATGCCCTTGATGAGGCCTGCCGCCGACTCCTCGCCGAGCGGCTCGTTCCCTCTCATGGCGGGAACCCGACCCAGTTGGTGGTGACCGTCACCCGCACCGGTGGGCGGACCCTGCACACCGGGATCGAACTGTCCCGCAAACTCGTCGACCAGCTGATGTGTGAGGCCGACCGCACCTACCTGGTGAAGCCCGAGGACCAGCCCGGTAGGGTCAGTCTGCTGACCGACACCCAGCAGCGACTGTTCCAAGGCAAACTGCGTCGGTTGCTCGAACTCCGAGACGGCGGCTGCGCGTTCCCCGGATGCGATCGGCCTCCCGGCTGGTGCCACGCCCACCACGTCACCCCCTGGAGCAAGGGCGGACCCACCACCCGCGACAACGGGGTCCTACTCTGCGGCTACCACCACCGCCTGATTCACCAGGGCGCGTGGCAGGTCCGCATCGCGCTCGACGGATTACCCGAGTTCTTACCCCCAGACTGGATCGACCCCCAGCAACGACCACTCCGCAACCACCGCCTCACCCCGGCCGCCTAA